From Micromonospora echinospora:
CGAGCGCCGTCACCAGCGCCACCGCCCCGCCCACGACGGCGGCGGTCAGCAGCGCCCGGTCCCGGGCCGTCCCGCGGCGAGCCTTGCGGGCCAGCGCGGCCGGGTCCGGCCGGTCGGCGGGCAGCGCGGCGCCCGGCCGGGGCCGGGAGTCCACGGCGCCCGCCGACTCGGTCACCGCCCGGTACGGGTTGAGCACCCCCGCCCCGTACCCGGCATCGCGCCCCGGTGCCGGGTCGGCGGCGGCCACGATCCGGGCGGCCACCTCGTCCGCGCTCAGCCGGGGCCGGTACTCGCGCAGCAGCGCCGCGGTGCCGGCCACGAACGGGGTGGCGTAGCTGGTGCCCTCCGCCCGGTGATGTCCCTGCCGGGGAGCCGCCATCAGCACCTCGCTGCCCGGGGCGACCACGTCGACGTACGGGCCGGTCTGGGAGAACGCCGAGCGGGTGCCGTCCGGGCCGATCGCGCCCACTCCCAGCACGCCGTCGTACGCCGCCGGATAGGGCCGGGGATCGCCGTTGTCGTGCAGGTTCCCGGCGGCAGCGACCACCACCACGTCCCGTCGTAGCGCGTAGGCGACGGCGGCGCGCACGTCGGGGTCGTCCGCGTACAGCACGACCGAGAGGTTGAGCACGTCGGCGTCGTGGTCCACCGCCCACCGGATCGCCCGGGCGAAACCGGCTGCGTCGACTGTGCGCCCCGACTCCCGTCCCTCGACCACCTGCTGCTCGCTCACCCGTACCGGCAGGATGCGCGCGTCCGGCGCGAGGCCGCGGAACGCGATGCCGGGCTGCGGGGCGGCGGCGACGATGCTCGCCACGCCGGTGCCGTGCCCGGCGCAGTCCCGGGTGCCGTCCCCGCCCCGGTCGAGGAAGTCGGCGCCGGACAGGACGCGCCCCGCGAGTTGCGGATGGGAGCGGTCCACACCCGAGTCGACCACCGCGACCACGACTCCGGCGCCGGTGGCGAGCGGGGTGAGCCGGTCCGGGGCGTACCGTTGCTGCGGCCACGGCTGTTGCGCCACCGGCCGCGCCGGGGTGGGCGGCGAGGCGCAGCCGGCCGGTGCGTGAGCCGCCGCCGGGGCGACCGGAGACCCGATGAGGAGGAGCGTCGCCAGGGCGGCCACTGCGGGGTACGCGACAGGCCGAGACATCGACGACCTCCGTAACGTGTCGGCTCCGGGACGGGATGTTATCGCCTCGCGGACATCTGGGCCGACCGTCGATGGCCAGAAGTCCTGATCTTGCTGCCACCTTGTAGGTTGTAGGCGATGCCTGTGGCCTGTTCGCGGAAGGAGAGGTGGCCGTGACCGGATGGGAGCCGGCCACCGAGGCCGAGGTGGCGATGCGGGACGCGTTACGCGCCCAGGACCAGCAGCAGTACTTTCGCGCGCTGACGCGCGTCGATCTGTTCCTGCCGGTCGCGGGCGGCTCGGCCGGCGGATGGGGCACCTGGACCTCCGGCGGCCGCACGCACGTGCTCGCCTTCACCTCCGCCGCCGCGCTGCGGGCCAGCCTGGGGGAGAACGCCGGCACGGCCCGCCGTGTCCCCTACCCGGAGCTGGCGGCCGGCTGGCCCAACCCGGAGTGGTGGCTGGCGGTCAACCCCGGGTTGCCGATCGAGGGCTACCTGCCCGCCTGGTACGTCGCTCAGCTCTCCCGGGGCGACGTCCGGCTGCCCGGCCGGACCATGGGCGCCCGGGCCCGGCTGGACCGGGTGGAGAGCGCGGCCCGGAGCGCTCGCAACGGCGTACCCGAGTCCGCGCCCCGCCCCTCGGCCGTGCCCGTCCCGCCGGCCGCCGTTCCGCCCCCTGTGGTTCCCCCGGCCGCCGTTCCGCCGGCCGCAGTACCGCCTCCCGTGGTGCCGCCTCCCGCAGTACCGCCTCCGCCGGTACCGAACGGCCGGGGCGAACGGCGGGCGGAGCACGACGAGCCGCCCACGGTGCCGATGCGCGGCGCTTCGGTCCTGGGACGGCGGCTGCCGACCATGCCGCCCCGCCGCCGGGAGCCGGACCGGGACGGCCCGGGCCGCGCCGACGCCGGCGACGAACCGGGCACGGACGCCCTGGACGGCTGGCTCACCGATCTGCGCCGTCGCCCCGACGAGCCGGACCCCTTCGCCGCCCAGCCGGCGCCGGCCGACGAGCCGCCGGCGGACCCCACCCCACCGCCGCCGTCCCGCTCCTTCTTCGAGCCCGCCTCCGGCCGCTCGACCCGCCGCTCGTCATCGCTGGACGCGCCGCGGCGGGCCGCCGACCGGGCCGCCCCGCCGACCCGCTTCGCCGGCGGCCAGCCGTTTCCGCGTCGCCGCCCGCTGAACGAGCCGGTACGGGAGGAGCCCACCCAGGCGTTCGCGACGCGGGCGGACGAGCCGCCTCCGGTTCCCCGGAGCGACGAGGCGACCCAGGCGTTCCGGCCGACCCGCCCACCCGAGGACGCCGTCGAGACGCTGCCCCGGCGTCACTCCGGTCCCGCCACCCCCGCGACGGACGCCTGGGCCGATCCGCTCGGCCCAGGCCAGGAGGCCCCGCCCTGGAACGCGGCCGAGGACCCGGCGGAGGCGCTGTCGCCGTCGATCGCCGAGCCGGTGTCGAGCCCGCCCGCGCCGCGCCGGGACTTCACTCCCATCGTCATCGAGGGCACCGTCATCGAGGCCCGCGACCTGACCGAGCCCGACCAGCCCTGGTCCTCGCAGTACGCCGACCCGGTGCGTTCCGCGCCCGCCGAACACGCGGCGGCACCCTGGGCCGGCATCGCCGACCCGATCGCGCCGCTCCCGGCCGACCCGCTGGTGACGACCGGCGACGAGACGACGAACCTCACCGAGGCCGCCCACTCCGTTCCACCAGCCGAAACGACGTCGTTCGACCGGATCGGGCGGCTCGACGAGTCGACGGTGTCGTTCGCCTCGACGTCCGAACCCACCGCGCCGTTGCCCGGCTCGCCGACGGAGCCGCTGTTCGACCGGACGTCGGAGGACGCCACCACGTCCCTGTTCGGGACGCCGTCAGCGTCGGCTGAGCCGACCCAGTCCCTGTTCGAGCCGTCGGCTGAGCCGTCCGAGTCGTTGTTCGGCCGCCCGGCGTCGTCGGCCGAACCCACCGTGTCCCTGTTCGAGGCGAACACGCCGTCGGCCGAGCCGGCCACCCCGCTGTACGAGCCGACGCCGGCCGAGCCGACGGCTTCCCTGTTCGCGCCGGCCATCGCCGAGGAGCAGGCCACCGTGTCGCTCTTCGAGCCGGCCACCGACGCCGACCCGGCCACGCAGCCGACCGCCCACGCCGAACCGACCGCCCACGCCGAACCGGTCGCCTTCGACAACTCCGCCACCACGGCGCTGTTCGCCCCGGGTGAGCCGACCGTCGCGCTGCCCACCCCGCACGCGGTGCCGGACGTGGCAGAGCCGCCCGCGCCCGTAGCGGAGCCGGCGCGGATCGGCGCCGACGCGGTGAGCTCCGTCGCTTCGGCCGACTTCGTGCCGGCGAACGACGTGGAGGAGGAGTTGCTGGCCGCCTTGGGCAGCGGGAGCACCGACGGCTTCCTCACCACTCTGCTGCTGGCCCGGGTACTGCTGCCGGCCGCGCCCGAGTCGGCCGCCGGCAGCCGTCCGGGTGATCCGGGTTTCGTCTGGCACACCGAGCCGGTCGACGGCGAGACGTCCGTCTCGGTCTACACCTCCCCGGAGCGCCTCGCCGAGCACGCCGGAGACGCGGTCGAGACGGTACGGGTCAAGTTCGTCCAGCTCATTCGCAAGTGGCCGGACGTGTCCTGGTCGTTCCGGGTGAACCCGGACAGCCCGGTCGGTGCGACGTACCCGGGGGAGCAGGTTCTCGCGCTCGCCAACTGGGCGGCCGAGGTGGGCCTGGGCGACGACGCGGAGCCCGAGCCGGTCACCGCGCCGCAGCCGGCGGGCCGGTCCCGGCCGGAGGCGCCGGCGGTCGCCGACAACCGGCCGGTGACCATGCAGAAGGCGATCGCGGCGAGCCAACTCGCCTACTACCTGGAGCGTGGCTACGACCGGGTCTCCGGTTTCGTGCACCGGGCCGGGGAGTTGGCGCACCTGAACAGCCCGGCGGTGCTGTACCGCGCGCTCGGTCTCGGCCACCCCGGATCCCCGTTCTCCCCGGACGACGAGGAGATCTACCTGCTGCGGTGGCCGGCCTACCGGCCGAGCCTCTACCGGATCCCCTACGGCGGGCCGAACGAGTCCGCCATGCGGGCGATGGAGGGCTGGGTGATCGAGCGGCTGCCGTTCCGCGGCAACGGCTTCGCCCCCGGGGAGAGCAGCGACGTGATCGCCGAGTTCAAGGTGGACAGCGCCCGCCTGCCGCACGGCGCCGAGCTGTGGCGGCTCGGCGCGGACGGCGACACGCGGCTGGTCGCGGTCCTGGACACCGACGCGCTGGTCTGGCGGAAGGCGGACGAGGCGTGACCCGCGACGG
This genomic window contains:
- the mycP gene encoding type VII secretion-associated serine protease mycosin — translated: MSRPVAYPAVAALATLLLIGSPVAPAAAHAPAGCASPPTPARPVAQQPWPQQRYAPDRLTPLATGAGVVVAVVDSGVDRSHPQLAGRVLSGADFLDRGGDGTRDCAGHGTGVASIVAAAPQPGIAFRGLAPDARILPVRVSEQQVVEGRESGRTVDAAGFARAIRWAVDHDADVLNLSVVLYADDPDVRAAVAYALRRDVVVVAAAGNLHDNGDPRPYPAAYDGVLGVGAIGPDGTRSAFSQTGPYVDVVAPGSEVLMAAPRQGHHRAEGTSYATPFVAGTAALLREYRPRLSADEVAARIVAAADPAPGRDAGYGAGVLNPYRAVTESAGAVDSRPRPGAALPADRPDPAALARKARRGTARDRALLTAAVVGGAVALVTALALVLPRGARRRWRAADPA
- a CDS encoding SseB family protein; the protein is MTGWEPATEAEVAMRDALRAQDQQQYFRALTRVDLFLPVAGGSAGGWGTWTSGGRTHVLAFTSAAALRASLGENAGTARRVPYPELAAGWPNPEWWLAVNPGLPIEGYLPAWYVAQLSRGDVRLPGRTMGARARLDRVESAARSARNGVPESAPRPSAVPVPPAAVPPPVVPPAAVPPAAVPPPVVPPPAVPPPPVPNGRGERRAEHDEPPTVPMRGASVLGRRLPTMPPRRREPDRDGPGRADAGDEPGTDALDGWLTDLRRRPDEPDPFAAQPAPADEPPADPTPPPPSRSFFEPASGRSTRRSSSLDAPRRAADRAAPPTRFAGGQPFPRRRPLNEPVREEPTQAFATRADEPPPVPRSDEATQAFRPTRPPEDAVETLPRRHSGPATPATDAWADPLGPGQEAPPWNAAEDPAEALSPSIAEPVSSPPAPRRDFTPIVIEGTVIEARDLTEPDQPWSSQYADPVRSAPAEHAAAPWAGIADPIAPLPADPLVTTGDETTNLTEAAHSVPPAETTSFDRIGRLDESTVSFASTSEPTAPLPGSPTEPLFDRTSEDATTSLFGTPSASAEPTQSLFEPSAEPSESLFGRPASSAEPTVSLFEANTPSAEPATPLYEPTPAEPTASLFAPAIAEEQATVSLFEPATDADPATQPTAHAEPTAHAEPVAFDNSATTALFAPGEPTVALPTPHAVPDVAEPPAPVAEPARIGADAVSSVASADFVPANDVEEELLAALGSGSTDGFLTTLLLARVLLPAAPESAAGSRPGDPGFVWHTEPVDGETSVSVYTSPERLAEHAGDAVETVRVKFVQLIRKWPDVSWSFRVNPDSPVGATYPGEQVLALANWAAEVGLGDDAEPEPVTAPQPAGRSRPEAPAVADNRPVTMQKAIAASQLAYYLERGYDRVSGFVHRAGELAHLNSPAVLYRALGLGHPGSPFSPDDEEIYLLRWPAYRPSLYRIPYGGPNESAMRAMEGWVIERLPFRGNGFAPGESSDVIAEFKVDSARLPHGAELWRLGADGDTRLVAVLDTDALVWRKADEA